One region of Streptomyces sp. CG4 genomic DNA includes:
- the glpK gene encoding glycerol kinase GlpK: MTDTAEKYVAAIDQGTTSSRCIVFDHGGAIVAVDQREHRQIFPQPGWVEHDATEIWSKVQAVVAGALAKAGLRAEQLSALGITNQRETTVLWDRATGKPVHNAIVWQDTRTAALCNELGGADGQDRFREQTGLPLASYFSGPKAAWLLDHVPGLRERAERGEIAFGTIDSWLIWNLTGGPDGGRHVTDVTNAGRTMLMNLETRQWDPAILSAMNVPPAVLPEIRSSAEVYGTAVGQLAGVPVASALGDQQAAVFGQACYDVGTAKNTYGTGSFLLLNTGNRPVPSKNGLLTTLGYQIGTEAPVYCLEGSIAITGALVQWFRDQLGIIRTADEIETLAASVEDNGGAYIVPAFSGLFAPYWRSDARGVVTGLTRYVTKAHLARAVLEATSWQTREVVDAMYQDSGVRISTLKVDGGMTKNNLLMQHQADVLGVPVIRPRVSETTCLGAAYAAGLATGVWHDLDELKSHWQRDAEWTPTMDSSVRDREYGNWRKAVEKSFGWLEEDGA, encoded by the coding sequence ATGACGGACACCGCCGAGAAGTACGTCGCCGCCATCGACCAGGGCACCACGTCCAGCCGCTGCATCGTCTTCGACCACGGCGGCGCGATCGTCGCCGTCGACCAGCGCGAGCACCGCCAGATCTTTCCCCAACCGGGCTGGGTGGAGCACGACGCGACCGAGATCTGGTCCAAGGTGCAGGCCGTGGTGGCCGGGGCGCTCGCCAAGGCCGGGCTGCGTGCCGAGCAGCTCAGCGCGCTCGGCATCACCAACCAGCGGGAGACGACGGTCCTGTGGGACCGCGCCACGGGCAAGCCCGTGCACAACGCGATCGTCTGGCAGGACACCCGCACCGCAGCGCTGTGCAACGAACTGGGCGGCGCGGACGGCCAGGACCGGTTCCGTGAACAGACCGGGCTGCCGCTCGCCAGCTACTTCTCCGGGCCCAAGGCGGCCTGGCTGCTGGACCACGTACCCGGCCTGCGGGAGCGGGCCGAACGCGGCGAGATCGCCTTCGGGACCATCGACTCCTGGCTGATCTGGAACCTCACCGGCGGCCCCGACGGCGGCCGGCACGTCACCGACGTCACCAATGCCGGCCGCACCATGCTCATGAACCTGGAGACGCGCCAGTGGGATCCCGCCATCCTCTCCGCCATGAACGTGCCCCCGGCGGTGCTGCCCGAGATCAGGTCCTCCGCCGAGGTGTACGGGACGGCGGTCGGCCAACTCGCCGGTGTGCCCGTGGCCTCCGCGCTGGGTGACCAGCAGGCGGCCGTGTTCGGGCAGGCCTGCTACGACGTGGGCACTGCGAAGAACACGTACGGCACCGGCAGTTTCCTGCTGCTGAACACCGGCAACCGGCCGGTGCCGTCCAAGAACGGGCTGCTGACGACGCTGGGCTACCAGATCGGTACGGAAGCGCCGGTGTACTGCCTGGAGGGGTCCATAGCGATAACGGGCGCGCTGGTCCAGTGGTTCCGCGACCAGCTCGGGATCATCCGCACCGCCGACGAGATCGAGACGCTGGCGGCGAGCGTCGAGGACAACGGCGGCGCCTACATCGTGCCCGCGTTCTCCGGCCTGTTCGCACCCTATTGGCGCTCCGACGCGCGCGGTGTGGTCACCGGCCTCACCCGGTACGTCACGAAGGCGCATCTCGCGCGTGCGGTGCTGGAGGCGACGAGCTGGCAGACCCGGGAAGTCGTGGATGCCATGTATCAGGACTCCGGGGTGCGGATCTCCACGTTGAAGGTCGACGGCGGCATGACGAAGAACAACCTGCTCATGCAGCACCAGGCGGACGTACTCGGGGTGCCGGTGATCCGTCCCCGGGTGTCGGAGACGACCTGTCTGGGTGCCGCGTACGCGGCCGGTCTGGCGACGGGAGTGTGGCACGACCTGGACGAGCTGAAGTCCCACTGGCAGCGGGACGCGGAGTGGACGCCGACGATGGACTCGTCGGTGCGCGACCGCGAGTACGGCAACTGGCGCAAGGCCGTCGAGAAGAGCTTCGGGTGGCTGGAGGAGGACGGCGCGTAG
- a CDS encoding MIP/aquaporin family protein — protein sequence MSNGDIFVGEVIGTAILILFGAGVCAAVTLRHSKARASGWVVIAFGWGFGVLAGAYTAAPLSGGQLNPAVTIGVAVDTGKWDKVWVYLLGEMVGAMLGAILAYLVYLAQFQANVRREGTGEPTEGTAGNKAGASADDEPLPTLGIFSTIPEIRNPVANLITEIIATMALVLPILAFGQTKGLGESGTTVLVVSLLVVGIGLSLGGPTGYAINPARDLGPRIVHTFLPIPNKGTSDWGYAWIPVVGPLIGGVLAGLVHNAAF from the coding sequence ATGAGCAACGGAGACATCTTCGTCGGCGAGGTCATCGGCACCGCGATCCTCATCCTGTTCGGTGCCGGTGTCTGCGCCGCCGTCACTCTCAGACACTCCAAGGCGCGGGCCTCGGGCTGGGTCGTCATCGCGTTCGGCTGGGGCTTCGGCGTCCTGGCGGGCGCGTACACCGCGGCACCCCTCTCCGGTGGCCAGCTCAATCCCGCGGTCACCATCGGCGTCGCCGTGGACACCGGAAAATGGGACAAGGTCTGGGTGTATCTGCTGGGCGAGATGGTCGGCGCGATGCTGGGCGCGATCCTCGCGTACCTGGTGTATCTCGCGCAGTTCCAGGCCAACGTCCGAAGGGAGGGCACGGGCGAGCCCACGGAGGGCACGGCCGGGAACAAGGCGGGCGCGAGCGCCGACGACGAGCCGCTGCCGACCCTCGGCATCTTCTCGACCATCCCGGAGATCCGGAACCCGGTCGCCAACCTCATCACCGAGATCATCGCGACGATGGCCCTGGTACTGCCGATCCTCGCCTTCGGGCAGACGAAGGGGCTCGGCGAGTCCGGCACCACGGTCCTGGTCGTCTCGCTGCTGGTCGTCGGTATCGGTCTCTCCCTCGGCGGGCCCACCGGCTACGCCATCAACCCGGCGCGTGACCTCGGCCCGCGCATCGTGCACACCTTCCTGCCGATCCCGAACAAGGGCACGTCCGACTGGGGTTACGCCTGGATCCCCGTGGTCGGCCCGCTGATCGGCGGGGTACTCGCAGGCCTCGTCCACAACGCGGCCTTCTGA
- a CDS encoding GGDEF domain-containing protein: MHSWTDTLRFAFQPVVNLRTGAVTALETLARPETGDILAEARRDPELDGKLTVLALRAATRKETLLPLHLNVFAATLADLGGLRPLHDAVRAAGRMPWEVTLDVVPPYTHVPQRALLEAVAALREQGFRISADGIGDGDVPLRLLTDLAPDLVKLDASLLSRPAAVRAMRTLCEELGALVAVEGVETELQYTAALSAGAQLAQGELFAPPARIPAADVYVPPRSPSTAAVPRSGPSVREFVRPAAVLPVTASAGQVRALLTGSPDVSGVLLVDQTGRPVRSVHRSRFLLSMSARYGHALYADRPAFKLGDAPRTVGADATAWEVLDVVAIGGRDRTSDDVAVVDRHGRCVGVVRLADLVRALAESRVEEAAGLNPLTRLPGSDAITSEVDQWIADGRSFALSWLDIDHFKQVNDGAGFAAGDELIRSVGRALQQAVSGHARVGHIGGDDFLVLAEEESLDPLVGAVLDAPWTAGDRPVTLSLATVVCAPGSVGDHRQAAAQLAPLKQAAKALRGASWVLGRAGLPGHEVRRGPGAAPAQAGYAAAEPGW, encoded by the coding sequence GTGCACTCCTGGACGGACACTCTCCGCTTCGCCTTCCAGCCGGTGGTCAACCTGAGGACGGGCGCGGTCACCGCACTGGAGACACTCGCCCGCCCGGAGACCGGAGACATCCTGGCCGAGGCCCGCAGAGATCCGGAACTCGACGGAAAACTCACGGTGTTGGCGCTCCGCGCGGCCACCCGCAAGGAGACCCTGCTCCCGCTGCACCTCAACGTGTTCGCGGCCACGCTCGCCGACCTCGGCGGCCTCAGGCCGCTGCACGACGCCGTGCGGGCGGCCGGGCGCATGCCCTGGGAGGTGACGCTGGACGTCGTCCCGCCGTACACGCACGTGCCGCAACGGGCCCTGCTGGAGGCCGTGGCCGCACTGCGTGAGCAAGGCTTCCGGATCAGCGCGGACGGTATCGGGGACGGCGACGTACCGCTGCGGCTGCTCACCGATCTCGCCCCCGACCTGGTCAAGCTCGACGCCTCGCTGCTGTCCCGGCCGGCCGCGGTGCGGGCGATGCGGACGCTGTGCGAGGAACTGGGGGCCCTGGTCGCGGTGGAGGGAGTGGAGACCGAACTGCAGTACACGGCGGCGCTGTCCGCCGGGGCGCAGCTGGCCCAGGGGGAGCTGTTCGCGCCGCCGGCCCGGATTCCCGCCGCGGACGTATACGTTCCGCCCCGCTCCCCAAGCACCGCCGCGGTGCCCCGGTCCGGGCCGTCGGTGCGGGAGTTCGTGCGTCCGGCCGCCGTACTGCCGGTGACAGCGTCGGCGGGGCAGGTGCGGGCGCTGCTGACCGGATCGCCGGACGTGTCCGGCGTGCTGCTGGTGGATCAGACCGGCAGGCCCGTGCGGTCGGTGCACCGCTCGCGCTTCCTGCTGTCGATGTCCGCCCGGTACGGGCACGCCCTGTACGCCGACCGGCCGGCCTTCAAGCTGGGGGACGCGCCCCGCACGGTCGGCGCCGACGCCACCGCCTGGGAGGTGCTGGACGTCGTCGCGATCGGCGGCCGGGATCGGACCTCCGACGATGTCGCGGTGGTCGACCGGCACGGGCGGTGTGTGGGCGTCGTACGGCTCGCGGACCTGGTGCGGGCACTGGCCGAGAGCCGGGTCGAGGAGGCGGCCGGGCTCAATCCGCTGACCCGGCTGCCCGGTTCGGACGCGATCACGAGCGAGGTGGACCAGTGGATCGCCGACGGCCGGAGCTTCGCGCTCAGCTGGCTGGACATCGATCACTTCAAACAGGTCAACGACGGTGCCGGGTTCGCCGCCGGCGACGAGTTGATCCGGTCCGTGGGGCGAGCGCTGCAGCAGGCGGTCTCGGGGCACGCACGCGTGGGGCACATCGGCGGGGACGACTTCCTGGTGCTGGCCGAGGAGGAGTCGCTCGATCCGCTGGTCGGCGCCGTGCTCGACGCGCCCTGGACGGCGGGCGACCGGCCGGTCACGCTCTCCCTCGCGACCGTCGTGTGCGCGCCGGGAAGCGTGGGCGACCACCGCCAGGCCGCGGCCCAGCTCGCGCCGCTGAAACAGGCGGCCAAGGCGCTGCGCGGGGCGAGCTGGGTGCTCGGGCGCGCCGGGCTGCCCGGTCACGAGGTCCGGCGCGGCCCGGGGGCGGCGCCGGCGCAGGCCGGATACGCGGCCGCCGAGCCAGGGTGGTGA
- a CDS encoding roadblock/LC7 domain-containing protein: MTAPKTTDHTATNKGELNWLLDDLVDRVASIRKAVVLSGDGLPTGVSKDLTREDSEHLAAVASGFHSLAKGVGRHFDAGGVRQTVVELDDAFLFVTAAGDGSCLAVLSDADSDVGQVAYEMTLLVKRVGVHLGTAPRTDLPAGG; encoded by the coding sequence ATGACCGCACCGAAGACGACCGACCACACGGCGACGAACAAGGGGGAGCTGAACTGGCTCCTCGACGACCTGGTCGACCGGGTCGCCAGCATCCGCAAGGCCGTCGTGCTGTCCGGCGACGGCCTGCCAACGGGTGTGTCCAAGGACCTGACCAGGGAGGACAGCGAGCATCTGGCCGCCGTGGCATCCGGCTTCCACAGTCTCGCCAAGGGCGTCGGCCGCCACTTCGACGCGGGCGGTGTCCGGCAGACGGTGGTCGAGTTGGACGACGCCTTCCTGTTCGTCACCGCCGCGGGGGACGGCAGCTGTCTCGCGGTCCTCTCCGACGCCGACTCCGACGTCGGACAGGTCGCCTACGAGATGACGCTCCTGGTCAAGCGGGTCGGCGTGCATCTGGGCACCGCCCCGCGCACCGATCTGCCCGCAGGCGGGTAG
- a CDS encoding lipid-transfer protein, whose amino-acid sequence MTRDVAVLGAGMHPWGKWGRPFVEYGTAAARAALTDADVEWRDVGSIVGADTVRGGYPGYVAGATFAKALGRQGARVASVYAACASGAQAIAAARAQILAGLAEVVLVVGADAAPKGFFRPAGGERPDDPDWLRFRLLGATNPAYFGLYARRRMAVHGDTPEDFALVKVKNAAMGALNPYARYRKRVTAEEVSASAVVADPLRLLDICATSDGGAALVLSSIDFAQRHGVPRPVRIRAVSTVTPRFPNTVLDLPDIATDSAVAVAAAGETFRASITRAAYEEAGIGPEDLSLAEVYDLSTALELQWYEDLGLCGAGEGAKLLREGVTAPGGRIPVNASGGLASFGEAVPAQAIAQVCELTWQLRGAAGDRQVAGARVGISANQGLFGHGSSVVAVR is encoded by the coding sequence ATGACGAGGGACGTGGCGGTGCTCGGCGCGGGCATGCACCCATGGGGCAAGTGGGGGCGCCCCTTCGTGGAGTACGGGACGGCGGCAGCCCGCGCCGCGCTCACGGACGCCGATGTCGAGTGGCGGGACGTCGGCTCGATCGTGGGCGCGGACACGGTGCGTGGCGGGTATCCCGGATATGTGGCGGGCGCGACGTTCGCCAAGGCCCTGGGCCGGCAGGGGGCCAGGGTGGCCAGTGTGTACGCGGCGTGCGCCTCCGGGGCGCAGGCGATCGCCGCGGCGCGGGCACAGATCCTCGCCGGGCTCGCCGAGGTCGTGCTGGTGGTGGGGGCGGATGCGGCGCCCAAGGGCTTCTTCCGGCCGGCGGGCGGGGAGCGGCCCGACGATCCGGACTGGCTGCGCTTCCGGCTGCTGGGCGCGACGAATCCGGCGTACTTCGGGCTGTACGCGCGGCGGCGGATGGCGGTGCACGGGGACACGCCGGAGGACTTCGCGCTGGTCAAGGTGAAGAACGCCGCGATGGGCGCGCTCAACCCGTACGCCCGCTACCGCAAACGGGTCACCGCCGAGGAGGTCTCCGCTTCCGCGGTGGTCGCCGATCCGCTGCGGCTGCTCGACATCTGCGCCACCTCCGACGGCGGCGCGGCCCTGGTGCTCTCCAGCATCGACTTCGCGCAGCGGCACGGGGTTCCCCGGCCGGTGCGGATCCGGGCGGTGTCGACGGTGACCCCGCGCTTCCCGAACACGGTGCTGGACCTGCCGGACATCGCGACGGACTCCGCGGTGGCGGTGGCGGCCGCCGGCGAGACGTTCCGGGCGTCCATAACCCGGGCGGCCTACGAGGAGGCGGGCATCGGCCCCGAGGACCTGTCCCTGGCCGAGGTCTACGACCTGTCCACCGCGCTGGAGTTGCAGTGGTACGAGGATCTGGGGCTGTGCGGCGCGGGTGAGGGGGCGAAGCTGCTGCGGGAGGGGGTGACGGCGCCGGGCGGCCGTATACCCGTCAACGCCAGTGGCGGGCTGGCCTCCTTCGGGGAGGCGGTGCCGGCTCAGGCCATCGCCCAGGTGTGCGAGCTGACCTGGCAGTTGAGAGGTGCGGCGGGTGACCGTCAGGTCGCCGGGGCGCGGGTGGGGATCTCGGCCAACCAGGGGCTGTTCGGGCATGGTTCGTCGGTGGTCGCGGTGCGGTGA
- a CDS encoding Zn-ribbon domain-containing OB-fold protein codes for MSRTRTPAVAGWFSGDGNGFRLLGTRCSSCATVFFPREDDHCRNPYCAGGSLEEMPLSRRGRIWSYTDSRYRPPSPYVSNPELPWEPYALIAVELPDERIVVLGQAAPGVTVADLTVGMEVEVVPGVLHEDAETTWTTWHWRPTGVGE; via the coding sequence TTGTCTCGGACACGTACGCCCGCGGTCGCCGGCTGGTTCAGCGGCGACGGGAACGGCTTCCGACTGCTGGGCACCCGCTGCTCGTCCTGCGCCACGGTGTTCTTCCCGCGCGAGGACGACCACTGTCGCAATCCGTACTGCGCCGGTGGCTCCCTGGAGGAAATGCCCCTGTCGCGTAGGGGGCGAATCTGGTCGTACACGGACAGCCGCTACCGTCCGCCGTCACCCTATGTGAGTAATCCGGAACTTCCGTGGGAGCCGTACGCGTTGATCGCGGTGGAGCTGCCGGACGAGCGGATCGTGGTGCTCGGGCAGGCGGCTCCCGGGGTCACCGTCGCCGATCTGACGGTGGGCATGGAGGTGGAGGTCGTCCCCGGAGTGCTCCACGAGGACGCGGAGACGACCTGGACGACCTGGCACTGGCGGCCGACGGGGGTGGGGGAATGA
- a CDS encoding ATP/GTP-binding protein: MIFGRTERGKPPVEPVTLKILVAGGFGVGKTTLVGAVSEIRPLRTEEVLSEAGRPVDDTNGVEAKHTTTVAMDFGRITLREDLVLYLFGTPGQERFWFMWDELSEGALGAVVLADTRRLEDCFAAVDYFERRSLPFLVGVNCFEGAARYPAEAVRQALDLDDDVPVLLCDARDRQSVKDVLIGVVQHAMDHATDRRQAALG, encoded by the coding sequence ATGATCTTCGGGCGTACTGAGCGCGGCAAGCCCCCGGTCGAGCCCGTCACGCTCAAGATCCTGGTGGCCGGCGGCTTCGGCGTGGGCAAGACGACCCTGGTCGGGGCGGTGAGCGAGATCAGGCCGCTGCGCACCGAGGAAGTGCTCTCCGAAGCCGGGCGCCCGGTCGACGACACCAATGGCGTGGAGGCCAAGCACACCACCACCGTGGCCATGGACTTCGGCCGTATCACCCTGCGCGAGGACCTGGTGCTGTACCTCTTCGGCACGCCCGGGCAGGAACGGTTCTGGTTCATGTGGGACGAGCTGTCCGAGGGCGCGCTCGGCGCCGTCGTCCTCGCCGACACCCGCCGGCTGGAGGACTGCTTCGCCGCCGTCGACTACTTCGAGCGGCGTTCCCTGCCCTTCCTCGTCGGCGTCAACTGCTTCGAGGGGGCGGCCCGTTACCCGGCCGAGGCCGTACGGCAGGCCCTCGACCTGGACGACGACGTGCCCGTGCTGCTCTGCGACGCACGTGACCGGCAGTCGGTCAAGGACGTGCTCATCGGAGTGGTCCAGCATGCGATGGACCACGCCACGGACCGCCGCCAGGCCGCCCTCGGCTGA
- a CDS encoding DUF742 domain-containing protein yields MSTDGQVRNHWFDDEAGPVVRPYAMTRGRTTSPAQHRLDVIAVVVTEADTGDPETDPTLSPEHVEIVGLCRDAPQSVAELAAELALPIGVVRVLIGDLVHAELVHVTRPVPPAELPDESILRDVINGLRAL; encoded by the coding sequence ATGAGCACAGACGGTCAGGTAAGAAACCACTGGTTCGACGACGAGGCCGGACCGGTCGTCCGTCCGTACGCCATGACGCGTGGCCGCACCACGAGCCCGGCCCAGCACCGGCTCGACGTGATCGCGGTGGTCGTCACGGAAGCGGACACGGGTGACCCGGAGACGGATCCGACGCTGTCGCCCGAGCACGTGGAGATCGTCGGGCTCTGCCGCGACGCACCGCAGTCGGTGGCCGAACTCGCCGCCGAACTCGCCCTGCCGATCGGCGTGGTGCGCGTCCTGATCGGCGACCTCGTGCACGCGGAACTCGTCCATGTCACGCGCCCGGTGCCCCCGGCCGAACTGCCGGACGAGAGCATTCTGCGCGACGTCATCAATGGCCTCCGGGCGCTGTGA
- a CDS encoding nitrate- and nitrite sensing domain-containing protein, with translation MRFRGKSIRRKIVALLLVPLVSLTAIWGFATVLTGREVARLFHVSDVKQDVGYPAEDIVRGLQQERRQTLVYLADPRAADALTALQRTRTATDRAIAKIRKNAGSHGVLDAMDASDSGRLAAVLDALDGLDSLRRSVEQGTVTRAQAFDLYNRLVDPCFTLLAALEGIDDVKLDAQSRALVDISRARELLSREDALLGSSLVVGTLTRVETRDISDLVAQRTVLYEVSLPLLPSTERDRYERFWKNASTAPLRTAEQTVIDTDSGTPRGVTATSWDSQAAGVLDELGTLDDQVGDRFQDRTHPVAMGVILQAAVAGLLGLLALVFSIVVSVRIGRSLVRDLRQLRLDAHEASGIRLPSVMRRLSAGEQVDVETEVPRLEYDKNEIGEVGHALNTLQRAAVEAAVKQSELRSGVSDVFVNLARRSQVLLHKQLTLLDTMERRTEDTDELADLFRLDHLTTRMRRHAEGLVILSGAAPSRQWRRPVQLMDIVRASVAEVEDYERIEVRRLPRVAVTGPAVADLTHLVAELLENATVFSPPHTAVQVLGERVANGFTLEIHDRGLGMAAEALLDANLRLAETPEFELSDTDRLGLFVVSRLAQRQNVRVSLQPSPYGGTTAVVFIPDALLSDDVPETNGLGFRLDRDRRGKGIGPAGRAAGRSTGPVQLPGLPTSLLDGPVELEVPVDLDAIDDFPGVLAGEDSERGGLFRPRRSLARADDTEPSAFADRRSREEDEEDEEARVRGALADAGDREPGGEDGDRWTHQGDGDSRRSRGDEGDRRRSREEDGDRGPIPLPRRQTPKLVSSHGKPVTDQRSRRDEADQEPSAATRRPDTGGLTPLPARRRSTAARRPAEPTERADDRGAAPAAGTDAMSDVPALPRRTRPAPPAAADPGTPRHAGDASAEFTSGERAGSGDGTAEPSGEPSGSGGSAPPPVGEEPCLRGGAAEPGAERAGSGDGTAEPTGEGARPGGHAALPTSQAAPTGEAFRPTGEAALPTGQAPLTGEAARPGGQALRPTGEAARPGGRAIRPTGHAVSPTGQAPPTSEAARPTGQALQLTGEAALPSGREAQATGEVEAAAGPLPRRVRQASLAPQLKQDTARSAERAAQPADRDADEVRSRMASLQRGWQRGRRENAAGEGVQNGTAQGTTKGDGR, from the coding sequence ATGCGCTTTCGCGGGAAGTCGATCCGCCGGAAGATCGTGGCGCTGCTTCTCGTGCCGCTGGTGTCCCTGACCGCCATCTGGGGCTTCGCAACGGTACTCACAGGGCGCGAAGTCGCCCGGCTCTTCCACGTGTCGGACGTCAAGCAGGACGTCGGCTACCCCGCCGAGGACATCGTCCGGGGGCTGCAGCAGGAGCGCCGCCAGACCCTCGTCTACCTCGCCGACCCGCGAGCCGCCGACGCCCTCACCGCGCTGCAGCGCACCCGCACCGCCACCGACCGGGCGATCGCCAAGATCCGGAAGAACGCCGGCAGCCACGGCGTCCTCGACGCCATGGACGCGAGCGACAGCGGACGCCTCGCCGCGGTCCTGGACGCCCTCGACGGCCTCGACTCGCTGCGCCGCAGCGTCGAGCAGGGCACGGTCACCCGTGCTCAGGCCTTCGACCTGTACAACCGTCTCGTCGACCCCTGCTTCACCCTGCTTGCCGCCCTCGAAGGCATCGACGACGTCAAACTGGACGCGCAGTCCCGCGCCCTGGTCGACATCAGCCGCGCCCGCGAGCTGCTCTCCCGCGAGGACGCGCTGCTCGGCTCCTCCCTCGTCGTCGGCACGCTCACCCGCGTCGAGACCCGCGACATCTCCGACCTGGTCGCCCAGCGCACCGTCCTGTACGAGGTCAGCCTGCCGCTGCTGCCCTCCACCGAGCGCGACCGCTACGAACGGTTCTGGAAGAACGCCTCCACCGCCCCGCTGCGCACGGCCGAACAGACCGTCATCGACACGGACTCCGGCACTCCGCGCGGTGTCACCGCGACGAGCTGGGACTCCCAGGCCGCGGGCGTCCTGGACGAACTCGGCACCCTCGACGACCAGGTGGGCGACCGCTTCCAGGACCGTACGCACCCCGTGGCCATGGGCGTCATCCTGCAGGCGGCCGTCGCGGGCCTCCTCGGTCTGCTCGCGCTCGTGTTCTCCATCGTCGTGTCGGTCCGAATCGGCCGCAGCCTCGTCCGCGACCTGCGTCAGCTGCGCCTGGACGCGCACGAGGCCTCCGGCATCCGGCTGCCCAGCGTGATGCGCCGCCTGTCCGCCGGTGAACAGGTCGACGTCGAGACCGAGGTGCCGCGCCTGGAGTACGACAAGAATGAGATAGGCGAGGTCGGCCACGCCCTCAACACCCTCCAGCGCGCCGCCGTCGAGGCCGCCGTCAAGCAGTCCGAACTGCGGTCCGGTGTCTCCGATGTCTTCGTCAACCTCGCCCGCCGCAGCCAGGTGCTGCTGCACAAGCAGCTCACGCTCCTCGACACCATGGAACGTCGCACCGAGGACACCGACGAACTCGCCGACCTGTTCCGCCTGGACCACCTCACCACCCGTATGCGCCGGCACGCCGAGGGCCTGGTGATTCTCTCCGGTGCCGCGCCCTCCCGGCAGTGGCGCCGCCCGGTGCAGCTGATGGACATCGTGCGTGCCTCCGTCGCCGAGGTCGAGGACTACGAACGCATCGAGGTCCGGCGGCTGCCCCGGGTCGCCGTCACCGGACCGGCCGTCGCCGACCTGACCCACCTCGTGGCCGAACTCCTGGAGAACGCCACGGTGTTCTCGCCCCCGCACACCGCCGTCCAGGTGCTCGGCGAGCGGGTAGCCAACGGCTTCACGCTGGAGATCCACGACCGGGGCCTCGGCATGGCGGCCGAGGCACTCCTGGACGCCAACCTGCGCCTTGCCGAGACCCCCGAGTTCGAACTCTCCGACACCGACCGGCTCGGCCTGTTCGTGGTCAGCCGGCTCGCCCAGCGCCAGAACGTCCGCGTCTCCCTCCAGCCGTCGCCCTACGGCGGCACCACCGCCGTCGTCTTCATCCCCGACGCACTGCTGAGCGACGACGTACCGGAGACCAACGGCCTCGGCTTCCGCCTCGACCGCGACCGCCGTGGCAAGGGAATCGGGCCGGCCGGCCGTGCCGCCGGCCGCTCCACGGGGCCCGTGCAGCTGCCCGGCCTGCCGACCTCCCTGCTGGACGGCCCGGTCGAACTGGAGGTGCCGGTGGATCTCGACGCCATCGACGACTTCCCCGGCGTCCTCGCCGGCGAGGACAGCGAGCGCGGCGGACTGTTCCGGCCCCGCCGCTCCCTCGCTCGCGCCGACGACACGGAGCCCTCCGCATTCGCCGACCGCCGGTCGCGCGAAGAGGACGAAGAGGACGAAGAGGCCAGGGTCCGCGGGGCGCTCGCAGACGCCGGCGACCGCGAGCCGGGCGGGGAGGACGGCGACCGCTGGACTCACCAAGGCGACGGTGACAGCCGCCGGTCGCGCGGCGACGAAGGCGACCGTCGCAGGTCACGCGAAGAGGACGGCGACCGCGGGCCCATACCGCTGCCGCGTCGGCAGACCCCCAAGCTGGTCAGCTCGCACGGCAAGCCCGTCACCGACCAGCGCTCCCGCCGCGACGAAGCCGACCAGGAGCCCTCCGCCGCCACTCGCCGCCCCGACACCGGCGGACTGACCCCGCTGCCCGCACGCCGGCGCAGCACGGCCGCCCGCCGCCCCGCCGAACCCACCGAACGGGCCGACGACCGCGGAGCGGCTCCCGCCGCGGGCACCGACGCCATGTCCGACGTCCCCGCGCTGCCCCGGCGTACCCGACCCGCGCCACCCGCCGCCGCGGACCCGGGCACCCCGCGACACGCAGGCGACGCCAGCGCCGAGTTCACCTCCGGCGAGCGGGCCGGTTCCGGCGACGGTACGGCTGAGCCGAGTGGCGAGCCGTCCGGTTCCGGTGGCAGTGCGCCCCCGCCCGTCGGTGAAGAGCCCTGCCTGCGGGGCGGCGCGGCTGAGCCGGGCGCTGAGCGGGCCGGTTCCGGCGACGGCACGGCCGAGCCGACCGGCGAAGGAGCCCGGCCCGGGGGCCATGCGGCCTTGCCCACCAGCCAGGCGGCCCCCACTGGCGAGGCGTTCCGGCCCACCGGCGAGGCGGCTTTGCCCACTGGCCAGGCTCCCCTCACTGGCGAGGCGGCCCGGCCGGGAGGCCAGGCGCTTCGGCCCACCGGCGAGGCGGCCCGGCCCGGCGGCCGGGCAATCCGGCCCACCGGCCATGCGGTCTCACCCACCGGCCAGGCGCCCCCCACCAGCGAGGCGGCCCGGCCCACCGGCCAGGCGCTCCAGCTCACCGGCGAGGCGGCCCTGCCCTCCGGCCGGGAGGCCCAGGCCACCGGCGAGGTCGAGGCGGCCGCCGGCCCGCTGCCCCGCCGGGTACGGCAGGCCAGCCTGGCCCCCCAGCTCAAGCAGGACACCGCGCGGTCGGCCGAACGCGCGGCGCAGCCCGCCGACCGCGACGCCGACGAGGTCCGCAGCAGGATGGCTTCGCTCCAGCGCGGCTGGCAGCGCGGCCGCAGGGAGAACGCCGCGGGCGAGGGCGTCCAGAACGGCACCGCACAAGGAACGACTAAGGGGGACGGTCGATGA